In Drosophila simulans strain w501 chromosome 3R, Prin_Dsim_3.1, whole genome shotgun sequence, a single window of DNA contains:
- the LOC27208075 gene encoding GTP-binding protein Di-Ras2, with product MTEQKNQVTRAAPEQSNDYRVVVFGAGGVGKSSLVLRFIKGTFRESYIPTIEDTYRQVISCNKNICTLQITDTTGSHQFPAMQRLSISKGHAFILVYSVCSKQSLEELRPIWALIKELKGADIPNIPVMLVGNKCDETAELREVSQAEGQAQATTWSISFMETSAKTNHNVTELFQELLNMEKTRTVSLQLDTKKQKKQKKEKKSKDTNGSIPENGDAGASASGGAKEKCRVM from the exons ATGACGGAGCAGAAGAATCAGGTGACGCGAGCTGCTCCGGAGCAGAGCAATGACTACCGCGTGGTGGTCTTTGGAGCCGGCGGCGTGGGCAAGAGCTCACTGGTGCTGCGCTTCATTAAGGGCACCTTCCGCGAAAGCTACATCCCAACAATCGAGGATACGTACAGACAG GTCATAAGCTGCAACAAGAACATCTGCACGCTGCAAATCACGGACACAACGGGATCGCATCAGTTCCCGGCTATGCAGAGGCTGTCCATCTCGAAGGGGCACGCCTTCATCCTGGTCTACTCGGTGTGCTCCAAGCAGAGTCTGGAGGAGCTGCGACCCATCTGGGCGCTTATCAAGGAGCTGAAG GGAGCCGACATTCCCAACATACCCGTCATGTTGGTGGGCAACAAGTGTGATGAGACCGCCGAGTTGAGAGAG GTCTCCCAAGCGGAGGGTCAGGCCCAGGCGACCACCTGGAGCATATCGTTCATGGAGACGTCGGCCAAGACGAACCACAATGTGACCGAGCTGTTCCAGGAGCTGCTCAACATGGAGAAGACGCGCACCGTCTCCCTGCAACTGGACAccaagaagcagaagaagcagaaaaaggagaagaagtCCAAGGACACGAACGGCTCGATACCGGAGAACGGCGATGCGGGGGCCAGCGCCAGCGGCGGGGCCAAGGAGAAGTGTCGCGTTATGTAA
- the LOC6728729 gene encoding uncharacterized protein LOC6728729, translating into MRTEAAVSCFLLVLHRVCCQSGSDESWLSPDPAWSDLVNDFNQPGEFCQCPASPELSPVAIEDAVALTYFKKFVNMLFQRKRFQYDAMSAVHKRSLLFSLLPSQLDELERVQNARDLDVLLTKILESAEEAPLFNGGSGCSYVRHGFFSLLVDIFKDVIELTKTTEVKFILYATLAIALAVIVHKRFRVGLISLVLGGVFLCGYIQTYLECNRELDIDRLIEVVNHNHEPDSSLLSRLLGYIYRDSPKTKKIEMIKKSAKLSISICMPDQVFFMYMNNLFIKQLEIMIEKVSGTMTKLSSGLSFPYNLLAPVLLVFLVGYIIKLSFKYILSPRAWASLLHRPAPQGTPTIHQSINARAPEGDCISGDNLKMLLNVINVRSVPKESLQRLPAVSGVQELEEAHESPTTPTKKENLDKSDSSNSSKSKSCVAEDEGFTLVDDHEDNNIDNV; encoded by the exons ATGAGAACGGAGGCAGCGGTCAGTTGTTTCCTGTTGGTATTGCACAGGGTATGCTGTCAGAGTGGCAGCGATGAGTCCTGGCTGAGTCCGGATCCCGCCTGGTCGGATCTGGTTAACGATTTCAATCAGCCCGGCGAATTTTGCCAGTGTCCTGCGAGTCCAGAATTGTCTCCAGTGGCCATAGAGGATGCCGTGGCACTCACATACTTCAAGAAGTTCGTCAATATGCTGTTTCAGCGCAAGCGTTTTCAG TACGATGCTATGTCGGCGGTCCATAAGCGATCGCTGCTCTTCTCCCTGCTCCCATCGCAACTGGATGAACTGGAGAGGGTGCAGAATGCTCGGGATTTGGACGTTTTGCTGACAAAGATATTGGAGAGTGCCGAGGAGGCTCCTTTGTTTAATGGAGGGTCCGGATGCTCATACGTCCGACACGGTTTTTTCTCCTTATTGGTGGATATATTCAAGGATGTAATTGAACTGACGAAAACGACCGAG GTGAAATTTATCCTATATGCAACATTAGCAATTGCACTTGCCGTCATTGTGCACAAACGTTTCCGTGTCGGACTAATTTCACTTGTTCTGGGAGGCGTGTTTTTGTGCGGATATATTCAGACTTATTTAGAATGCAACAGA gAATTAGACATCGATAGGTTAATAGAGGTCGTAAATCATAACCATGAGCCTGATTCGTCCTTGCTTAGTCGACTCCTAGGCTACATATACCGAGACTCGCCAAAAACTAAGAAGATAGAGATGATCAA AAAATCCGCAAAACtcagcatttccatttgcatgcCAGATCAAGTGTTCTTTATGTACATGAACAACCTATTTATCAAGCAGTTGGAAATCATGATAGAAAAGGTGTCGGGAACTATGACTAAACTGTCCT CCGGATTATCCTTCCCGTATAACCTCCTTGCACCAGTCCTTTTGGTGTTTTTAGTGGGTTACATCATAAAGCTGTCCTTTAAATACATCTTGAGCCCCCGAGCATGGGCGTCTCTTTTACACAGGCCAGCACCACAAGGGACACCAACGATTCACCAGTCCATTAATGCACGGGCCCCCGAAGGGGACTGCATATCGGGCGACAACTTAAAGATGCTGCTAAATGTAATTAACGTGAGAAGTGTTCCAAAGGAGTCGCTACAGCGACTTCCCGCCGTTTCGGGCGTCCAAGAGCTGGAGGAAGCGCACGAATCTCCCACCACACcaacgaaaaaagaaaatttagaTAAAAGCGAttccagcaacagcagcaagagcaAAAGCTGTGTTGCTGAAGATGAAGGTTTCACGCTGGTCGACGATCACGAGGATAATAACATTGATAATGTGTAG
- the LOC6728728 gene encoding alpha-2-macroglobulin receptor-associated protein, whose protein sequence is MVRSALVVAAIALSVLIALQGVDADKKQSKKYSKEANDPHFQQVKQEKYDPDFKSIQRPFRMAKLNLVWAKAQNRLTEPKLKSLYMELKIHDKEEIAWKQLNSQHKDKDGLKADELRRKLIGIMSSYDLLEHFDDTQDTEKLKPYKKFHDAEERHRNKSLFKDKKLNRLWEKAEISGFTAEELKSLKQEFDHHQDKVDVYYSLLENIGTVDTDKHENAINTEDLDTYNLISNDVNENDIKTHAQNVKSFENDLNTLRGHHTGIKDHYDRLERLVSSGPHSQDFIEPKVQGLWRVAQASNFTVKELESIKTELHHFESRLLKLRHLHAEHALQKEKYKGEKVKDKSSRFEEMEDQLKKQTRKVEKLQENIEKTIFKHTEL, encoded by the exons ATGGTTAGGTCAGCTCTCGTTGTCGCAGCCATCGCACTTTCCGTGCTTATTGCACTGCAGGGCGTGGATGCCGACAAAAAGCAGAGCAAGAAGTACAGCAAGGAGGCCAACGACCCGCATTTTCAGCAAGTAAAGCAGGAGAAGTATGATCCGGACTTTAAGAGCATCCAGCGGCCATTTCGCATGGCCAAGTTGAATCTCGTGTGGGCCAAGGCGCAGAAT CGCCTAACAGAGCCCAAGCTAAAGTCACTATACATGGAGCTCAAGATCCACGATAAGGAAGAGATCGCTTGGAAACAGCTCAACTCCCAGCACAAGGACAAAGACGGGCTGAAGGCCGACGAATTGCGCCGCAAGCTCATTGGCATCATGAGCAGCTACGATCTGCTAGAGCATTTTGACGACACGCAGGATACGGAGAAGCTTAAGCCCTACAAG AAATTCCACGACGCTGAGGAGCGACACAGAAACAAGAGTCTTTTCAAGGACAAGAAGCTCAACCGACTTTGGGAGAAAGCCGAGATTTCCGGCTTTACCGCAGAGGAATTGAAATCCTTGAAACAGGAGTTTGATCATCACCAGGATAAGGTGGATGTGTACTACAGCTTGCTGGAAAACATTGGCACAGTAGACACCGACAAGCATGAAA ATGCTATTAACACGGAAGACTTGGACACCTACAATCTGATTTCGAATGATGTCAATGAGAACGACATCAAAACCCATGCTCAAAACGTGAAGAGTTTCGAGAACGACCTTAACACTCTGCGAGGACATCACACGGGCATCAAGGATCACTACGATAGGCTGGAACGTCTGGTGTCCTCCGGTCCACACAGTCAGGACTTCATTGAACCCAAGGTCCAGGGTCTATGGCGAGTGGCACAGGCTAGCAATTTTACGGTTAAAGAACTGGAGTCCATTAAAACCGAATTGCATCACTTCGAAAGTCGCCTATTGAAGCTGCGTCACCTGCATGCCGAGCATGCTTTGCAAAAGGAGAAATACaag GGAGAAAAAGTGAAGGACAAAAGCAGCCGCTTTGAGGAAATGGAGGATCAGCTGAAGAAGCAAACTCGCAAAGTGGAGAAGCTCCAGGAGAACATTGAAAAAACCATCTTCAAGCACACCgaactttaa